TGGTCGGTACGGATGTGGGCGGAATTTCCGAACAGATCGAGGATGGCGTCAACGGATTGCTTGTACCGCCAGATAACGAGGCGCTGCTTGCTGATGCGTTGGAAAAGGTCATCAATGATCCATCCTATCGCTATGAACTGGCACGCACAGGCTGGGAAAAAGCCAAAACCCAGTATTCGCTCGGTCATGTCGTGAATGAGCTGAAAAAGCTGTATCTGGAATACTTGCCGCAGGACCCGATTCATCCCATGCCTAATCTGGCAAATGGTTCATCGGAAGTAGAATGATTGATACCATCCTATAAACAAGGTTGGTTCCTGATTATGCCATGTCGGGTACATGGACAAACCCAAGTGAAAGACACATAATAAATAGTATAAGCACGATCAGGCTAGAGACGGAAGTGGTTAGCCTGTGCATTATCTGCGATGGGGGACGGACAATGGAAGAATTAAAACAACGAATTTTGGCGGAATCAACGGTATTATCAAGTGATGTTATCAAACTGGATGCGCTGCTCAATCAGCAGGTTGATCCGCAGCTTATGGTTAAGATGGGCAAGGCGTTTGCCGAATTGTATCGTGACGAGCAGATTACGCGGGTAGTTACAGTGGAATCGTCCGGTATTCCGGTCGCTTTTGCGACAGCAATGGAGCTGGGCGTACCGCTCGTATTCGCTCGCCGTAAAAAGACGCTGCTCGCAGATGCCGATGCACTAGTAGAACGTGTGCCTTCATTTACCAAAGGCATTGTCACGGATATTATGCTTTCACGTCAATTCGTGACAGAGAATGACCGCATTCTGTTTATCGACGACATTATCGCCAATGGCGATGCAGCTCGCGGACTGGTGAAGATCATCCAACGTTCAGGTGCTACGCTTGTTGGTGTAGGGATCGTGATTGAAAAGTCATTCCAAAACGGCGCAAGCATGATTCGCGAGCAGGGCATCCGTCTGGATTCCCTCGTCCAAATTACATCGCTGGCGGATGGAAAAATCACCTTCGGTTGATCATCCAGATTGTCATTTCGTGCGTATATACTGATGTACAGGTAGTGATGCCTTGTACATGGACGGCGGCTTAGGCATGGTGTACCTGTAACATAAACGCTGGATATTTCTCGAAAATTATTCATGACATTTATTCCTGTTTATCTTATGATATAGACATTCTTTACCGATAGTGTAAATATAACCCCACGATTTTACACCGAATGGATAAAAAGTAGGTATATGGAAAATAGAATGCTGGTTTTACTGAAATGCGATATTCTCTTTCCAAATGGGGTCTGAGTGTCTTATAATAAAGATATGTTAGGGAGGGGAGGCAGACTAATGAGCAAAGAGCCGATCACTGAAGAGTTTTTCCTGAACAAACTGGCCGCCGCAAAAGTACACTTCGAGCGTGCTTTGGATTGTAAGCACACTGAATTTGACGACCTGTATCCCTATATGATTGAGCATCCTCAGTTCTTTTGGTACAAACGTTATGTAGCATGGTCTGAATTGCTGACCATTGTGAATTTGTGTAAAGAGCTGGACTTTGCCTGGGAAACGCAATTTTCCGAGCATCAGGTAGAGTACGTGAATGAGCGTGTGATGTCCGCAAAAGTGCTGGATTATTGGTTCGAAAAGAACGATTCCAAAGAACACGCACAGCGTTAATCATGATAGGGCAATGACTCCACAAGCTGTTGAAGACCTAAATGAATGTTCATTTAGGTCTTTTTTTGCATGCGTAGAGCAGTAGAGAACGCATACTTTCGGCGTGGATTGGCGTATAATGGAGCAGTGCCGATTGCGGATGTACAGAAGAGGCACGGTTTAGGTAAAATAAGTAGGAACCATGATCAATCCACACCCTAGGGTGATGAATAGGTGTATATCTAAACGGGAAGAGGAGGGACCCCCTTTTGATTAGTGAAGAGCAATTGAATGAATACCGATTATCCGGTGAAAAGGTACGCGTCGTGCGCGATGATATTCGAGATAATGATATTCGCGGTATTGTGATCGCATGGGACGATGAGCATGTGCTTATTCGTCGCCCGAACCGGAATGTAGTTAAATTGAGCCGCAGCTATATTATCCAGCCGTCCAAAGAACCGCGTCGTAGCCCACTGGATGAACTACCAACCGACGACGCTGAGTCTGGGGAATCGGATGCTTCAGACCAGAGCACACCGCATACAAAGTAACTAGCCATGAATCCAGCATACGAAATAGAACAAAAACCCTGTATCCGTTGCATAAAGCTGCGGATACAGGGTTTTTGTTGTGTGTGGTTTCCGTCTTGATGGTATATGAAAAATAATCTGTACAGAAACGGTCTGCGGTCAAACTACTGGGAACTTGCCTTAGTATGATATAGGTGATCTAACATATCGGTACTGCTATACATCTATTATTAAACGATGATGAATTGCACAGCCAGCCGAACGTAAGGCTTTTCATCCCTTTCAAAACTGCTGTAAAGCTTATACAAGCTAACAAACAATATAGGCTATACATAATACAAAGCTTTATGGTTGCAGACCGATTGGACAGGAATATATAGGACAATTAGGTGCCTGTACGATAAGGAGTATATCCGGTGTAGCGTGCAGGTTCACGTACGCGAGCTGGATTATAAGGAGCAGCAGGATGTTCTGTCATATAGGATGGGGAAGGTGTAGAATCAGCCGCGTGAATAGGTCCAAGACCTAGATAGGCACGCATACGTTCAGATGCTTCCTGATGAAAATCGGTAGACGAGATCTGGAAAGTGCCATGATGACCTTTGCATAAAATCTGCGCTTCCACCCCGTTTTGAGATTGATTTACTTCATATAAACGAAGATGCTGCTTGCGCAGATCACGGCGTACTTCAGAAAGGAGTAGGTTGGTACGATCCGCCCCGCCTCGGATCACTTCCAGATACAGATCGGAATCACTCAACGCATTACTTTCCTGCAATGCTCGTAAATCGCGATCAAATTTCTTTTGAATATAAATCAGCAGCAGATAGCTTTTTATCAGCGAACGTTCTTCCTCAGATAAAAAAACAGCCATTCATGTCACCACCTTATGGGAACTAATGTTCATAGGAACTTATGTTCTTATTATAGCGAACATGGGTAATTATGGCAAGCTTTATACATGAAAAATTCAGCATAAATTGTAACTTTAACGTAAAATTTTTTGAGTTTTTTGGCATTTTTACTCAAATCCATTGCTACATACTACATCGGTATAATGATATGAAATAACACATATCCTAAAAAGCAATATAAAAAAGATGCGCCTGTCACCCGAAGTGCATATCTTCTGGTTGCAGGCGCATAACGATACGATGAGCATGTATAGAGATACCGCTATTCAACTCTCATTATCCTGACATCAAATGATATATTAAAAGTAATAGCGTACCTATACTACACTATCACTCCTAAAAATCATCTACTCTATTATATGCTGTGCATATAAGTATACGGTTACAAATGAGGCAAATGAGCCGCTAATAATCGGTTCTGTATTATTAGATTATATGTCGATAATTTCTTATCTAATAGTCATTTTGAACATAAAATATGGGTTTTATTTTACATTGACCTTGATAATAAAAGTAACTATAGTTAATAAATGTTATATAAAGTATTAATATACATAAAATTAAATTAAAGGGTTTTGTCGGTGTTGGAATCGGATTTTTCAATGTGTAGAAATTCAAATTCCACCTGACATCCATGTCCTTGCGGGCTGCAAGCGTAAACACCGCATTGAAAAGGAGTCTGGTCATTCACATCGTCGTATAAATGGGCAATGCGCATTTGCTGCCAGTTCGGTTCTGCTGCATTCTCAGCAGGATCGGCATATTCGATTGTATAATCGCCGGATACACGAGTAATGCGGAACATCAGCTCTGTAAAGCCCGCTTCAAAATTTTGGGTGGACCAGTCCGAGTAGCCGTTATTGGTGACAACCGCGCCCAGTTTGGCATGACCATCGGTTTCAAATTCCACCGATGTTTTCAGCCAACAATGTTCGGAGAAGCGGATCATCAAGCCTGCTTGATCGTACTGATGTACCGGATATGTACGAACACGCGTCGTCATCTGCATATCACCTTGTATCTCGGCGAACAGGAAATGCCCATTGTCCACTCGAAATCCATAATGCGTTTTTTGCCAAAAATCGGTTTCTGCAAGCGGTTTGAAGGTAAGCACTTGTTTGTCGGATGAAACTTCCCATTGTTCGGGTGGACAATGCCATTGTAATCGTTCATCCATTTTTTCGTGTGTGAAGTTTTCCATTAGGTTTGCCATTGTATCGCTCCTCAATCCATCAATTTGGACAACAGTGTGAATACAAGACTGTTGGCTCATTTATTATGTGGAAATTTAATGGAAATATCAAGTTCTTAAGTATAATTATGGGAAGGTGTGGAATGTTATGAAACGAATTTTCAGATTGAGCTGTGCGTTTTACTTTTTGATCGGGATTACAAGTGTCATGCTGGGTGCATTGCTACCGGTCATTTTGCCACATTATCAACGCAGCTACAGTGATGGCGGAACATTGCTATTCTTGCAGTTTGTCGGATTTCTCGTCGGTGTGCTTGTCTCGCCATCCATCTCGACAGCAATGGGACGCAAACGTTTACTATTGATCGCTTTGGCTGCGATTACGCTGGCATATGGAATCATGGGAACACTGCCAGCATGGGGATGGATGGTTGCCTTAACCGTATTCGTCGGCTTTGGTTCTGGGATTATTGAATCGTCGATTGGGGCATTTACGATTGAATTTGCCGAAGAGCAAAAGGCAGTCGCTATGACGAAGCTAGATGTTTATTTCGGTGTAGGTTCCATGCTGTTGCCTGCACTGGCGAGTTTGTATATTTATCTTGGCGTATGGCAGTTATCCTTCTATACGATTGCGCTGGCTACATTTGTGTTGCTGCTGTTCTGGCTCACCATGCCTGCGGACAGTTCGGCACATCTGCATCAGGACCGGATAGAGGCGCAAGGTCAGACGGCTGCACCTGCGAAGCCTCGTTATCAGGCAGGACAATTGCGACTGCTATCCATTTTCGTTCTGTTTTTCTTTGTCTATATGGGCATTGAATTAGGCATGATGAACTTTTTGCCTTCGATACTGATTGAGAGCATTCATATTAGCGATTATGCAGCCTCGCTCAGTGTGACTTTCTTCTGGGGAGCGATTACGATTGGTCGTTTGTTCGTTGGACGCATGGCAGAGTCAATGAGTTATACACCATTTTTGCTTGGAAGTACGATTGCTTCGATGCTGCTGATTATTGCGCTGGCGCTATTCACAAGTCCCATCATGATGTATGTATTGATTTTTGGTATCGGGTTTTGCATTTCTGGATTGTTCTCCATTGCGCTTGTATTCGCCAATACACTGATGCCCGGTATGGTGGAGCGGACGACCAGCACATTGATTGCGGCAGGTGGGATTGGCGGCTCCGTTCTTCAGTATTTGATCGGCTGGAGCATGGATCGCTGGTCGGTCGGACCGACACTCTGGATATTTGCGCTGTTTGCCTTAATTTTGCTAGTTAGTATTGTGATCGTACAGCAGCTTCGGACGAGTGATCATACGGTACGTGCTGGTATGGAGTCCAAATATTAATTGCTGCTACACGTACAACATCGATTGGAAGAGCCATCAGATCAATGGTAGACGAAAAGGAGGTGATGTAAGCTCTGGCGATATACTGCGAAACAACAGATGAGATGCAATAGGTACGATGCAGATCATCCTCCAATAGAATAAGTGCAGCACATTGAATGTCGATATGCCGATAAGTAATTTATTCTCTTAACAACGTATTGGTAATACTTATTTTGCGATACATGAATTGCGAAACGATCGTCATTTTATCCATGCGGAGGGATTGCACATGTCTACAACTACAGAACATCGATTTTCAGTCGGAAACGGGATTCGTTTGATTGATGATGCAGGAAATGAATACTTGGATGGGGTATCTGGTACGTTCAATCTGGCACTGGGATATAACCACCCTTATGTAGTCGAGAAAATTCAGGAGCAAGTGGGCAATCTGACACATATGTCTTCTTCCTTTACTGAGCCGTATGTGGAGGAAGTGCTATCCTTGCTGCTAGAGGATGCACCTGAGGGAATTGATGCAGGCTGGATGCGCGATATTACCGGTTCAACAGCGAATGAGTGTGCAACCAAAATCGCTCAAAAGTATACAGGCGAACGTGATATTGTCAGCCTTTATTATTCACATCATGGGCAAACCCAGTTTGCAACGGGTATCTCCGGCAATGCGTTTCGCCGTAAAGGATTCCCCAATTCAACAGTACCGAATTCGCTGCATGTGCCGGTTCCTTATTGCTATCGTTGCCCGTTTCAAAGCGATCCCGATCATTGCGCGATGCAGTGTATTGAAGCCCTGTCTGATCAACTCGAATTTGGTGGCTCCGGCTCGACCGCTTGCATGATCATAGAGCCGATTCTCGGCAATGGCGGCAATATTATTCCGCCGATGGAATATTTTAAACAGCTGCGCAAGCTATGCGATGAGCACGGTATGGTGCTGATCGCCGACGAGGTGCAGACAGGCATTGGTCGTACGGGTCATATGTATGCCAGCACGTTATTCGATATTCAGCCGGATATTATTACACTTGCTAAAGGGCTGGGCGGCATTGGCGTTCCGGTTGCTGCTGTATTGATGAAGTCTCGACTGAATATATTGGAAAAGCATGAGCATTCGTTTACATCCGGCAGCAATATGATCTCGTTAACAGCAGCCAAATCCACCATGGAAGTCGTCTCCGCTCCGGGCTTTTTGGAAAGTGTCCGTACCAAGGGTGAATTGCTTGGGCATTTGTTAGAGCCACTCGCACAGCTGTATCCCGATACAATCGGTGAGGCTCGCGGAGTCGGTCTGATGTGGGGACTAGAAATTGTTGATGCTGACGGAGCGCCAGATTCACGTAAAGCGAATGGCATTATTGATATGGCATTCCGTGATGAAAATTTGATCCTGCGCGGATCACGGTACGGCTTTGGCAATGTGGTAAAAGTGCGTCCATCCTTGACCGTTACCGAAGATGAAATTGTAGACATTGTTGGTCGTTTAGAACGTGTACTTCAAAAAATGGGTTGATTCGCAGAAGGGAGAATGATTATGCTTTCACTTGTTTATCGTTCAGCTTGGGATGTAGCACTGGAAGAGCGTCCACATCCTCGTATTCAAGGCGATCATGATGTCATCGTCCGTATTCATGCCACTGGGGTATGTGGAACAGATCTTGGTATTATTAGCGGGAAATATCATGCCAAATCGTCTATTATTCTTGGTCATGAATCGGCAGGCGAAGTGATCGAGATCGGACCGCTGGTGCAAAATTTGCAGCCGGGTGATCGTGTTGTCATTGATCCTACCTACTATTGTGGTCAATGCAACATGTGCCGCACGGGTCGTCAGAATCATTGTCTGCACAAAAGCACCACCGAAACGGGCGTGAGTAGCGATGGCACATTTACTGATTATTATGTGACCGAGGATCGCTTCCTGTACAAACTTGCTGATCATGTTAGTTATGAAGAAGCGACCTTGACTGAGCCATTAAGCTGCATGTTGACGGGAATCAATCAGATCAAGCTGCTGCCGAATTTCCGTACGATTATTCTTGGTGCAGGACCGATCGGTATGCTGTACAGCTATGCGCTCGCGTCCAAAGGCGTAATCGGCAGCATTGTCGATATTTCCGAAGAGCGACTGCAATTGGCACGTTCAATTGCACCGGAACGCTGGACTACATACAGTTCCTTTGAAACGGCATTGGATCATGCTTCTCCCGATGATCGTCAGGTGGACCTGATTGTAGATACAACGGGTGCAATCGGTACGCAAGTTCTATCTCAGCTTGCACATGGCGGTTACCTGATGCTGGTGGGGCTGCGTGATGGGGTAAGCAGCTTCAATCCGAAGGAAGTCGTGGATCGCAGTTTGAAAATTATCGGCTCCATCGACTCACTGGGAACATTTGCCACGGCACATTATATGATTGAGTATGGATTGGTGCCAGCTCGCAAGCTGATTACACATACGTATCCACTTCAATCGTACGAAGAAGCGTTTCGTATGCTTGGCTGTGATCTAAAGGATGGTACGCTGAGTACTGCTTCCGGCGCTATCAAGGTGGTACTTCAATCGACGTGATAAGGGGTATACTTTGGTAAGAAGGGATAAAGCCATACTTGTAGGACAGATGTCAGACTGTGATGTGGTCTGACATTTGTCTATAAACAGCCGCTTATGGGCAAGCAGCTATTCCATTAGGTATAGGAGGGAACCATAATGACCACAGAGCAGACAGCAGCGGTAGATCAGCAGTCCAATCGCAATGACGGAAAAGATTGGCTGACCGATCCGATCGAAGGCGTTATTTTTGACATGGATGGAGTATTGATTGACAGCGAGCCGATCTACTTCGATATTGAAAACAGTACATTTGTTCATTTTGGAGCCAAGGTAGACGAGGAAGAGCATCATACGTATGTCGGCGTAACGCTAGCTTCAATGTTTGAGCAGGTACAGCAGCGGCATGGACTGGACTGCACGGTAGAGCAGATGCTCGCTTTTCATGTAGAGCATGTGATGGAAGTGATGAAGCAACATCCACAGTTGGTACCGTTTGAAGGGTTAACCAATTGGTTGGATTGGCTGTATGAAGCAGGTATACCGATGGTGGTTGCTTCTTCATCGCCGCGAATATTAATTGAACTTATTTTGGAGCGATTGGAAGTACGCCGTTATTTCCAAGATATGATTAGCGGTGAGGAAGTGGCGAATGGGAAGCCAGCACCTGACATTTTCCTGCGCGCTGCTGATATGCTGGGTGTTGCTCCAGAGCGTTGTTTGGTTATTGAGGATTCGCGAAATGGAGTACGAGCGGCACGTTCCGCAGGTATGCGCTGTATTGGACATCAGAATCCGGGTTCCGGTATTCAGAATCTGGACGAAGCGAATACAGTGGTGCATGGGTATCAGCAGCTATGGCAGCTACGTGAGACGCTCCCCTTCTATAGAAGGAATACAAAATAAACGCTCTGTATCATCCTAACTAGTAATGATGAATAACAGGTGGTAGAATGCGCAGATGATTCATTTGGTAGATCAACATGATGATCATGCCGTATCTGCTGCCTGTTTATCATGTGATCGGTTTCGATAGTAGAGGTGATCGATTTCGCTATAATAATGAAATCTATACATAGAGCAGATCAAGAAGTTAGGAAGTATAACGAGAAGCTGCGCAAAATGAAAAAACCAAATAAAGATTGACGGTTGCTAACTAACATGGTATGCTATTTCTTGTGTCCGGGAAATGTTATGATTGACCGGTAACGTAGTAATATGCGGTCGTGGCGGAATTGGCAGACGCGCACGGTTCAGGTCCGTGTGGGCTTACCCCCGTGGAGGTTCGAGTCCTCTCGACCGCATTACAAGCAAAGAGCTTCTGAATGGCATTCGTCATTCAGAAGCTTTTTTTGTTGAAAGCAAGCAGATTGGACAAACAAAAGAAGAGCATGAGAGCCTTTTTTCACAAGATTGTACCACTTGTTCGCGTTATACATATGGCAGATATGGTGAATAGACTAGGGAGGGCTACAACGATGCAGCCGCCCAGAGAATGTCGATGCCATAAGTGATAAGGGCAAGGGAAGGTACATAAGCAGTCACGTAGTCTTCACGCACGATACGATTTTCTATAATTGAAAGGAGATGTTTTCAATGACAGAACGCGTATTTATTAGTCCCGGCAAATATGTACAGGGGCGCGGAGTGATCGGCAAGACAGGTGAATATGTAAAGGCGCTGGATAACGGCAAGGCACTGGTCATTGCTGACGAAATTGTATGGGATATTGCTGGGAATAAGGTGCTGGAAAGTCTGGATCAATCTGGTGTGGGATATGTGAAGGTGGTCTTCAACGGTGAAGCCTCCACGAATGAGATTACACGTCTGAGTGATCAGGGCAAGCAAAATGAAGCGACCATCGTGATCGGTGTCGGCGGAGGTAAAACGCTGGATACAGCGAAAGCGGTTAGCGATCAGCTAGGTGGATATACCGTTATTGTGCCGACAACAGCATCTACCGATGCGCCGACGAGCGCATTGTCAGTCATTTACTCAGATGATGGTATATTTGAAAGCTACAAATTTTACAAAAAAAATCCAGATTTGATTCTGGTGGATACATCGATTATTGCTGGAGCGCCGCCACGTTTTCTCGCATCAGGAATTGCTGATGCACTGGCAACATGGGTAGAGGTGCGCGCTGTGATTGAGGCTCGTGCCAATACGATGGCAGGCGGTCTACCCACATTGGCAGCTGAAGCGATTGCACGCAAGTGCGAGGAGACATTATTTGACTTTGGATTGCTAGCGTATGAATCGGTACAGCGCAAGGTGGTCACACCAGCGTTAGAATCGGTTGTTGAAGCAAATACACTGCTGAGCGGGCTGGGCTTTGAAAGTGGCGGTCTGGCTGGCGCGCATGCGATCCATAACGGCTTTACAGTACTAGAGGGCGATATTCACCATATGACGCATGGTGAAAAGGTAGCTTTTGGTACATTGACGCAACTTGCACTGGAACAGCGTCCGATTCACGAGATTGAGAAATATATCGACTTTTATATTAGTCTTGGATTGCCGGTAACGCTGGAAGATCTGCATATCGGTAATGTGTCGGATGACAATCTGTATCGTGTGGCGGAAGCAGCAACCAAACCGGACGAAACTTCGCACAATCTACCGTTCCCCGTGACGGCAGATGATGTAAAGGATGCGATTATTGCAGCCGATCAGTATTCTCGGGCATACAAACGTAAGATCGGTCGCGACTAAGTGATCAGGTGGACGGGATTTGTTTCTAACAGTATGATCCACGTTTGAACTTGTCCTCATCCTCACTGTTTCCCAGCAGGAGCAATTTGTATTATGGTAATGCCGTCCTACAGAATGGTATATAGAAATGCTTTCATTTTTTGTTGCCTAAGCTCTGCCTCAGTTCTGTTTGCTGGTGGCAGAGTTTATCGTTTATGGACTTCCCAGCTGATGATTTTTCTGATAATGTTAAAGATTGTGGGACGTATATATATTGCTTCCTATGTAACTTAAAATTTTACAAAAATCCGTAAGAAAACCCGTCTCTTTTTGGCCCTGATGTGATATAAAGAATAAGGGGGATTATATAAAGAGATATAGGTTCACGTTGAGATGCCGGAGACTGTAAATAAGGTATGCAAATGTTGAACAAGGTAAGGTGTGGGCGATGAAAATGTACATGAAAACCGTTGTATTGAATGGGGAAGATTTTGCTACGATTGAACAGCTGCACGTCACATTGCGTCAAGTGTTGGAGCTGCCGGCTACGTACGGTGCCAATCTAGATGCACTATGGGACAGTCTGACTGGTCAGGTTCAGCTACCGCTACAGATCGAATGGCTCAATTATGATTTGAGCGAGGAACGACTGGGCGATTATGCACAGCAGGTGCTAGGGCTGATGGAGGAAGTACAGGGAGAAGGCAACGGATTCCGCGTCTGGGTACAAAAGGGCGCTGTCGCTTTCTAATCGACGGTTTGCTCAACAGATCATACACAATAATCCGCAGTAAGCGGACAGAATCGTTTACTTAATAAAAAGCCGTACGGTTATCGCAGCTGTCTGTCAGGGAGTATCTCTGACAATGCTTCGATGATCGGAGCGGCTTTTCTTCCGTATAGTGATGGAACAAGAGCACGAAGACATGCAGCTCATTATTGCGGTACATTCCCGCCAGCGATGCGTCCGCCGGAATTGCCGGTAGGATCGCTTTTCTCGTCGTCCTCATCGGCATGAATGATCAGCGATGCACCGAGAATGGAGGAGGCACTGCTTTTGTCGAGACTAGCACCTTCCAGCTTCATTTCCATTTTGGCTGTACCATCGGCAGCAACCTCCAGATTGCGGAAGTCGCCCAAATGAGCGCCATCTGGGTTCAGATGCCCATGCTGCGAATCTGTTGGATTCAGATGCGAGCCTGCTGTTTCAAAGTCATTGCCGGTGATCGGAGATTGATGGACATGGAAGCCATGCTTGCCCGGTGGCAGATTGGAGACGTCGATCTTTGCGAGCACACCATCATCTGCTTGTGTCAGCGTGATCGTGCCGATGGCATTGCCGGAGCTGTTCTTGATCTCCACGACAGGCTGTCCGATGGAGATCGTCCTTTGCTGTCCTTCCCAATATACATTTTGGCTAATCAGATCCCCGACATGGCGAATAGGTACATAGGTTGTTCCATTGTATATAAATGATTGCGGCACATTGGTTCCGTTATTGTTGTACTGTGCCTGTGTTGCTTTGGCTTCACCGTTATGATAGAAATGGAGCGCTTCGGTGTTCGGTGTTACATTCATATTCGTTGCAGCAAAGGAAACCCCAGAGAAGAATACGGCTCCACCTAGAAAAGAAAGTACGAGATGCTTTTTGCCTAATGATTTGCCCATGATTAATTCCTCCTTATACTCTGTAAAAGTAAAGTAAAAGCATAACCGATCCTGCCTACGCGATTTTCCACAAATACGTAATGACGTGTTTCCGACGATTGACCATGCACTAAGCATTTACCCTTAAAATCCTGCATCTATACGCAAATAGAGGAATAAATTTAAAAATATTGGATTTAAAGGAATTATTATGTAAATATTGATAGTGAATTTTTAGAAGTACAGGGATCAGTATATGCTGGCTATATAGGAACATGTATCATTCTCTACCTTTACATTCAGCTAACAGTAAATTATCGCTACAGGTCATATTTATAAAATTTTACAAAATAAGATAAAAAAATTAAAGATTTTTACAATTTTATGTGATATAACTGGTAAGTGGATGTCTTGCTACCTATAATCGGTTCAGAACGTTTAAGGTAGCGACGTTCAACAAATACATGTTACATAGGAGGAAGAAAATGATGAAACGGTTTTGGTCCACGGCTTTATTGGCAATGATGTTGACGGTGGTGTTCTTCACCAGCTCCCAGATCACTCCGGCGGCACAAACGCAGAAAGCGTCTGCTGCTACATGTACGATTATCAACACATTTACCGGCGTCGCTAACTATCTGTCTGCTAACGGGAAACTGCCTTGCAACTACATCACCAAATCGCAAGCGACTGCTCTTGGTTGGGTATCTTCCAAAGGGAATCTGGCAGATGTAGCACCCGGCAAAAGTATCGGTGGCGACGTATTCACAAACCGTGAAGGCAGCCTGCCAACAGCAAGTGGACGCACATGGCGTGAAGCGGACATCAACTACACTTCCGGCTTTCGCAATTCCGACCGTATTCTGTACTCCAGCGATGGTCTGATTTACAAAACGACTGACCATTACGAAACCTTCACTCGTTTGAAATAAAATGTACCAATTGCCGGCATTGGCAATAGCGAAACCACACACTGTATTGAGATTCCATGCTTGCCTCCCTACCGGCGGACAGGCATGGAATCGTTCTGTTGTGGTATGGTAATAAGAGATGGGGCAAGATTGCTCTGTAAGCAAGTATCAAAGGGGGACGTGAAATGAAGATTGTTACGATCAATGGCGAGGAATTTGCCACCACGCAGGAGCTGCATGAGCAGTTACAAGAAAAACTAGAGCTACCCGAATTTTACGGTGCGAATCTGGATGCACTGTGGGATTGTCTGACAGGGATGATTGAATTGCCATTAGAGCTATACTGGGTGAATTATGCAGTGAGTGAGCAGCGGATGGGTGAACAGGCGCATCGTGTGCGCGCCCTATTGGAAGAAGCGCAGGCAGAAGGGATCGGCTTCAAGGTTGTGGTTGAAAATGAAGTGGGCGCTTAATCGTAGTAGCGGTAATAGGTATGCACAGAACGAAGCATATAGATGAAG
The DNA window shown above is from Paenibacillus sp. JQZ6Y-1 and carries:
- a CDS encoding barstar family protein, yielding MKIVTINGEEFATTQELHEQLQEKLELPEFYGANLDALWDCLTGMIELPLELYWVNYAVSEQRMGEQAHRVRALLEEAQAEGIGFKVVVENEVGA
- a CDS encoding ribonuclease translates to MKRFWSTALLAMMLTVVFFTSSQITPAAQTQKASAATCTIINTFTGVANYLSANGKLPCNYITKSQATALGWVSSKGNLADVAPGKSIGGDVFTNREGSLPTASGRTWREADINYTSGFRNSDRILYSSDGLIYKTTDHYETFTRLK
- a CDS encoding barstar family protein, with protein sequence MKMYMKTVVLNGEDFATIEQLHVTLRQVLELPATYGANLDALWDSLTGQVQLPLQIEWLNYDLSEERLGDYAQQVLGLMEEVQGEGNGFRVWVQKGAVAF
- a CDS encoding superoxide dismutase family protein; its protein translation is MGKSLGKKHLVLSFLGGAVFFSGVSFAATNMNVTPNTEALHFYHNGEAKATQAQYNNNGTNVPQSFIYNGTTYVPIRHVGDLISQNVYWEGQQRTISIGQPVVEIKNSSGNAIGTITLTQADDGVLAKIDVSNLPPGKHGFHVHQSPITGNDFETAGSHLNPTDSQHGHLNPDGAHLGDFRNLEVAADGTAKMEMKLEGASLDKSSASSILGASLIIHADEDDEKSDPTGNSGGRIAGGNVPQ
- a CDS encoding glycerol dehydrogenase, which codes for MTERVFISPGKYVQGRGVIGKTGEYVKALDNGKALVIADEIVWDIAGNKVLESLDQSGVGYVKVVFNGEASTNEITRLSDQGKQNEATIVIGVGGGKTLDTAKAVSDQLGGYTVIVPTTASTDAPTSALSVIYSDDGIFESYKFYKKNPDLILVDTSIIAGAPPRFLASGIADALATWVEVRAVIEARANTMAGGLPTLAAEAIARKCEETLFDFGLLAYESVQRKVVTPALESVVEANTLLSGLGFESGGLAGAHAIHNGFTVLEGDIHHMTHGEKVAFGTLTQLALEQRPIHEIEKYIDFYISLGLPVTLEDLHIGNVSDDNLYRVAEAATKPDETSHNLPFPVTADDVKDAIIAADQYSRAYKRKIGRD